The sequence GTCATTCAAATtcgtatttaattttattttagtcacaaaattttaatttatttcgtTTCAGTCATTCAATTTagtcatttctcaaataaaatattagtacGTTGTGAAAATAacgaataaaaaaaataaaaataaaaatgtgatgtgttaattttttattggcAAAGTAACTAAATTGcaattaaagttaaaattgaacgattgaaataaaataaaataaaataaaattttataatcaaaatgaaattaaatgcAAAACTCAGtaatcatttatattattattctaaaatatatatatcgcTTTTAATTACAACGGTAAAATTTCCACCCATTGCCAATTTCTTCAAGgtaaaattttgtttcttctctttatttttatttttattttttttccaattctatatttctttctttacagTCTCCTTATTCCTTTAGTATGAATCTAGTGAAGTTGACTACAAGACTgtttaatcaattattattgttttgtatCTGTCACACGATCAACTGTCTTATCCAAATCTAATGAATTTTTTGGCagattgaaaaaataaatcatgtAAAATGTTTGACTGTCTTGCTGGCCAATTGACTGGCAAAACTTATTAGATTTCTAGCctcaaaattctatttatgcattttctttataagctcaaattaatttacttaatataGAGGGTAAAAACCAACCTTAGCAAACTGGGTACTTATATCCTTATGAGTTATATTTCATTCTTAAGtgcattttattatttctttcttttctaatatggtTTTGCTTAACTTatgaatcttttaatatgttgTAACATGGGTTGTAGACAAATAACATATGAAAATAATGTAAAACTGATTTAATccttaattttgtaatttcgAAGCTTAAATCCTCATTTTTTATAAGGAATTATTCAATGGAGAGAAGacgataaaattaaaaataagtacaaTTGAAAAGTACAAATaagaattttcaattaaatagtaaaaatttatatttatattacgCTTCACTTGGTGGCTATGTGAATcagaaatcaaatttttagtCTTTACATGAATCTAATTGtagaaatactaataaaagaatttatataaatggtATTTCAAATACATTAGATTCTACAAATATTTCCATAAAAGAgaattcaaatattattataaactcCAAAAAGGGAATAAAATACTCCATAAACTCCATAAATGGAATCAAAtacttcataaaaaaatttagaaaattctcaatgaaaaaatataaaaataaataaaaataaaaataaaaaagaaaagcaagagTTTTATTGGTCTTGGATCCATTAAACCCTCATTTCAAGACcttcaaattcaaataataaatttgatagCTAAACCATATGAATAAAAATGGCATAGGGACATTTTAATACATGTTAGGTGAGTCCATGAAATGAGTAACCAGGGTTTATATGTGACagcacacacacacacatatatatacacatgtCCAAACACGACCTTGCCAATACATTAGGTGCCAAACAATTAATTCTTCATAGTATTTAAAATCTAACTAAGATAGAATCCATTACAACTGGAACTGAATCTATATACAGCTGAGATTATGATAATGTCATTCTTAGCCATTAGTGTCAATTTTtgtgctttctttttttttttccatttaaatcagatttcctatttttattttctttttcggtACATTGAAGAGAGatctctttttctatttttatttttattttttaaaaaaaaccaaaattgtttttattattcttggGAGCGTACAAGAAAGTACAGCTTGGAGAGTGAATATTCTGATGAGGCTGATCAGACTTCACTGGTGAATCTCAATCCTGCTGCAGGTTTATATTGAAGGAAGACTAAATAAAGAAACTTTTTTTGAAATGCTACAgaaatgaatgagatggtttCCGGTGTATTTCTGGCCAACAAATTTTTATGGaaaattatttgtaaataGTTTATTTCTTACAGAGATTAATTACATTCTATTAATTCTGCAATActgttaaaagaaataattgtaCCATTTTCATATGTAAATCATATATGTTATAAACAGTTAGCATTCCTTGtcaaacaaaaaacaaaatgtaAATCAACATGAATTTTGTTTATGCAACCcataaaatgcataaaaattataattataattttgtttaatattataattatttctcaagAAAATGGTTTTTGTTTTATAGAACGCATGGATTTTTGGTTCTAATCTTatgaatttgattagtttttgttttattttttaatagtaatagtaattgaagaataaaagaagtaaATCTTAATCTCCTGCCAGTGCAAAAAGGTACCAATATCCATTGCATCTCCTTGGAAGGAAACAATGTCTctcaagagagaaacaaaagaaaaaaaaaaaaaaactgccCCACTTGAGTAACACTATATAACTGCATCAAATGGCCGCTTCAGATTCTTGTGCGAGAAAAACATTAACGTTGAGAACTTGTAATAAGCACTTCTTTCTCTTCAATTTGTCAATTTCCCATTACCCTAATGGCCAGCTCTTCCAGGGAAAACTCTCCCACCAAATCCAACAGCCCTAAGGGCAATGCTAATGAAGATGCTGTTCCTGTTCCTCCTGTTTCTGCTACCTTTCCTGTTCCTGCTGTTCCTGTTGCTACCTTTCCTGCTCCTGGCCCTGCTCGTGCCCTTCAGTTTGGAGAAGGATCCTCTTCTGCGCCTCCTCTTCAGCAATTAGTTGAAGGGATTTCTTCTCCTTcgtcatcttcttcttcatcccCTGGCAATACTCCGCCGCGTAGGATTGTTGAGATTGTGCTTGGAAGCAGTCATGGCGGTGGTAAGTCTGGAGAGGGTTCtccaaaaaagaagaaagcttTACCATCATCAGGGAAAAAGGATGGTGAAAGTAATCCAGGGGtagagaagaagaggaagaaagcAGAAATGGATGCTCCAAAGTCAGATCCAATTTGTTCTTTATGTGGGAAAAGATTTGGTTCTTGGAAAGGTGTGTTTGGACATCTTCGCGCTCATCCTGAGCGTGACTGGCGTGGTGCCTTTCCACCACCAAAGGGAGAGGCTGCATCTTGGTCTCCAATCAAGACTGGTGGCCCTGATGATAACCAGGCTATGCAAGTTGAATTGCTGGCTCCAACTTTACTGGGTTTGGCTCGCGAAACCCTGTCAAAGATGCGTCAGGAATCCACTAGG comes from Ricinus communis isolate WT05 ecotype wild-type chromosome 5, ASM1957865v1, whole genome shotgun sequence and encodes:
- the LOC8268762 gene encoding sal-like protein 3 is translated as MASSSRENSPTKSNSPKGNANEDAVPVPPVSATFPVPAVPVATFPAPGPARALQFGEGSSSAPPLQQLVEGISSPSSSSSSSPGNTPPRRIVEIVLGSSHGGGKSGEGSPKKKKALPSSGKKDGESNPGVEKKRKKAEMDAPKSDPICSLCGKRFGSWKGVFGHLRAHPERDWRGAFPPPKGEAASWSPIKTGGPDDNQAMQVELLAPTLLGLARETLSKMRQESTRVGNIDLNKEPESSSSPSPPPPPQGGASAGLDLNKSPPPESDQDGINGKEE